From Rhodococcus antarcticus, the proteins below share one genomic window:
- the murA gene encoding UDP-N-acetylglucosamine 1-carboxyvinyltransferase yields the protein MSEHFRVTGGGRLSGEVHVGGAKNSVLKLMAAALLAEGTTTITNCPDILDVPLMAEVLRGLGCTVQLDGTTARITTPADLSHHADFPAMGKLRASVCVLGPLVARCRRAVVALPGGDAIGSRPLDMHQAGLRQLGASSSIEHGCVVAEAEGLHGAEVWLDFPSVGATENILMAAVLAEGTTTIDNAAREPDIVDLCQLLNEMGARVEGAGSSTLTITGVATLHPTQHEVIGDRIVAATWGIAAVMTVGDVTVHGVDPAHLHLVLQKLRGAGAEVTTDGQSFRVRQERRPRAVDFVTLPFPGFPTDLQPMAIGLAAISEGTSMITENVFEARFRFVEEMVRLGADARTDGHHAVVRGVPRLSSAPVWASDIRAGAGLVLAALCAEGTTEVWDVFHIDRGYPRFVENLQRLGGDIERVGAPPRVSPGSDG from the coding sequence GTGAGCGAGCACTTCCGGGTGACCGGTGGAGGACGGCTGTCGGGCGAGGTCCACGTCGGAGGGGCGAAGAACAGCGTCCTGAAGCTCATGGCGGCGGCGTTGCTGGCCGAGGGCACCACGACCATCACGAACTGCCCGGACATCCTCGACGTGCCCCTGATGGCGGAGGTGCTCCGGGGTCTCGGCTGCACTGTGCAACTCGACGGCACCACCGCCCGGATCACCACCCCTGCCGACCTCAGCCACCACGCCGACTTCCCGGCCATGGGCAAGCTGCGCGCCTCGGTGTGCGTCCTCGGCCCGCTGGTGGCGCGGTGCCGTCGCGCGGTCGTGGCCCTGCCGGGCGGGGACGCGATCGGGTCCCGACCGCTGGACATGCACCAGGCGGGGCTGCGCCAGCTGGGTGCGAGCAGCAGCATCGAGCACGGTTGTGTCGTCGCCGAGGCCGAGGGACTGCACGGCGCAGAGGTGTGGCTGGACTTCCCGTCGGTGGGGGCGACGGAGAACATCCTCATGGCGGCCGTGCTCGCCGAGGGGACCACCACCATCGACAACGCCGCACGGGAGCCGGACATCGTCGACCTCTGCCAGCTGCTGAACGAGATGGGCGCGCGGGTCGAGGGTGCGGGCTCGTCGACGCTGACGATCACCGGCGTCGCGACGCTGCACCCCACCCAGCACGAGGTCATCGGCGACCGCATCGTCGCCGCCACCTGGGGGATCGCTGCGGTGATGACCGTCGGGGACGTGACGGTCCACGGGGTCGACCCGGCCCACCTGCACCTGGTGCTGCAGAAGCTCCGGGGCGCCGGTGCCGAGGTGACGACCGACGGTCAGAGCTTCCGGGTCCGCCAGGAGCGGCGGCCCAGGGCGGTGGACTTCGTGACGCTGCCGTTCCCCGGGTTCCCCACCGACCTGCAGCCGATGGCGATCGGGCTCGCCGCCATCAGCGAGGGCACGTCGATGATCACCGAGAACGTCTTCGAGGCCAGGTTCAGGTTCGTGGAGGAGATGGTCCGGCTGGGGGCCGACGCGCGGACCGACGGCCACCACGCCGTGGTGCGTGGCGTCCCGCGGTTGTCCAGCGCTCCGGTGTGGGCGTCGGACATCAGAGCCGGTGCCGGACTGGTGCTGGCCGCCCTCTGCGCGGAGGGCACCACCGAGGTGTGGGACGTCTTCCACATCGACCGTGGGTACCCGCGCTTCGTGGAGAACCTGCAGCGGCTCGGGGGCGACATCGAGCGGGTGGGGGCTCCACCGCGGGTCAGTCCAGGGAGTGACGGCTGA
- a CDS encoding DUF2550 domain-containing protein, translated as MHLAEVLLLAVASLAASFVVHRVQLLRRGGTEVVLRTLPSGRGAGWRHGVLRYREDEAVFFRVASVRPGSDRTVPRRTLELLDRRSPDESELDVLPAGCTVVRFRVGGSESEIALGGGALTAFLSWVESSPPNRARRRGPGADDS; from the coding sequence GTGCACCTGGCAGAGGTTCTCTTGCTGGCGGTCGCGTCCCTCGCCGCCTCCTTCGTCGTCCACCGCGTCCAGCTCCTGCGCAGGGGCGGTACCGAGGTGGTGCTGCGCACGCTCCCGTCCGGCAGGGGGGCGGGCTGGCGCCACGGCGTCCTGCGCTACCGCGAGGACGAGGCGGTGTTCTTCCGCGTGGCGAGCGTCCGCCCCGGGTCTGACCGCACCGTCCCGCGCCGGACCCTGGAGCTGCTGGACCGGCGCAGCCCGGACGAATCAGAGCTCGACGTGCTGCCGGCCGGGTGCACGGTCGTGCGCTTCCGGGTGGGCGGGAGCGAGTCGGAGATCGCGCTCGGCGGCGGGGCGCTGACGGCCTTCCTGTCCTGGGTGGAGTCCAGCCCCCCGAACCGCGCGCGGCGCCGGGGTCCGGGCGCGGACGACTCCTAG
- the nucS gene encoding endonuclease NucS has product MRLVIAECQVDYVGRLKAHLPLARRLLLVKADGSVSIHADDRAYKPLMWMSPPCWTVEEAGTWTVTNKAGEQLVISMDDVLSDSSHTLGVDPGLVKDGVEAHLQVLLAEHVQTLGAGFTLVRREYPTAIGPVDLLCRDPAGASVAVEIKRRGDIDGVEQLTRYLELLNRDPLLAPVTGVFAAQQIKPQARTLATDRGIRCVTVDYEALRGAETTEMRLF; this is encoded by the coding sequence GTGCGTCTCGTCATCGCGGAGTGCCAGGTCGACTACGTCGGGCGGCTCAAGGCCCACCTCCCGCTCGCGCGGCGGTTGTTGCTGGTGAAGGCCGACGGGTCGGTGAGCATCCACGCCGACGACCGTGCGTACAAGCCGCTGATGTGGATGAGTCCCCCGTGCTGGACCGTCGAGGAGGCCGGCACCTGGACGGTCACCAACAAGGCCGGTGAGCAGCTCGTCATCTCGATGGACGACGTCCTCAGCGACAGCAGCCACACGCTGGGCGTGGACCCGGGGCTGGTCAAGGACGGGGTGGAGGCCCACCTGCAGGTCCTGCTGGCCGAGCACGTGCAGACCCTGGGCGCGGGGTTCACCCTGGTCCGTCGGGAGTACCCCACCGCGATCGGTCCGGTGGACCTGCTGTGCCGCGACCCCGCGGGCGCCAGCGTCGCGGTGGAGATCAAGCGTCGCGGGGACATCGACGGCGTGGAGCAGCTCACCCGGTACCTGGAGCTGCTCAACCGGGACCCGCTGCTGGCGCCGGTGACGGGTGTCTTCGCTGCCCAGCAGATCAAGCCGCAGGCCCGCACGCTCGCCACGGACCGCGGGATCCGGTGCGTGACCGTGGACTACGAGGCGCTGCGGGGTGCGGAGACCACGGAGATGCGGCTGTTCTGA
- a CDS encoding NUDIX domain-containing protein, translated as MTVREDTFRRDDGSTGTYGVVDKPTYALVIAADEDRVHMVEQFRYPLGARRWEFPQGTAPGREELEPAELARRELQEETGLRAGTLVALGTLDVAPGMSSQRGNVFLATDLTAGPPERELEEQDMRSAWWTRAALDDAVRQGRVSDSQSLAAYALLLLHERQRSQPGG; from the coding sequence ATGACCGTGCGGGAGGACACGTTCCGGCGGGACGACGGGTCGACCGGGACCTACGGAGTGGTCGACAAGCCGACCTACGCCCTCGTCATCGCCGCAGACGAAGACCGCGTCCACATGGTGGAGCAGTTCCGCTACCCGCTCGGCGCCCGCCGCTGGGAGTTCCCGCAGGGCACGGCTCCCGGTCGTGAGGAGCTGGAGCCGGCCGAGCTCGCCCGACGTGAGCTGCAGGAGGAGACGGGCCTGCGCGCGGGCACGCTCGTCGCGCTGGGCACCCTCGACGTGGCCCCCGGGATGAGCAGCCAGCGCGGCAACGTCTTCCTCGCCACCGATCTCACGGCCGGGCCGCCCGAGCGGGAGCTCGAGGAGCAGGACATGCGTTCTGCGTGGTGGACGCGCGCGGCCCTCGACGATGCGGTGCGCCAGGGACGCGTGAGCGACTCACAGTCCCTCGCCGCCTACGCACTCCTGCTGCTGCACGAGCGCCAGCGGTCACAGCCAGGCGGGTGA
- a CDS encoding cob(I)yrinic acid a,c-diamide adenosyltransferase, with the protein MAVHLTRIYTRTGDDGTTGLSDFSRVSKNDPRLVAYADVDETNAALGVVVAMGQLDPGLTDVVRQVQNDLFDVGADLATPVVPDPKYPPLRVTQPYVDRLEAWCDELNEKLDPLTSFILPGGTPAAALLHVARTVARRAERAAWAQVTASPHDTNALAATYLNRLSDLLFILGRLANPGGDVLWVPGGGHEDATPDAV; encoded by the coding sequence ATGGCCGTGCACCTGACGAGGATCTACACCCGGACCGGCGACGACGGGACGACGGGGCTCAGCGACTTCTCCAGGGTGTCCAAGAACGACCCCCGGCTGGTTGCCTACGCCGATGTCGACGAGACGAACGCCGCACTCGGCGTGGTCGTCGCGATGGGCCAGCTCGACCCCGGGCTCACCGACGTCGTGCGGCAGGTGCAGAACGACCTGTTCGACGTCGGGGCGGACCTCGCGACTCCCGTGGTCCCGGACCCGAAGTACCCGCCGCTGCGCGTGACCCAGCCCTACGTCGACCGGCTCGAGGCCTGGTGCGACGAGCTCAACGAGAAGCTCGACCCGCTGACGTCGTTCATCCTGCCCGGCGGGACCCCGGCCGCAGCGCTGCTGCACGTCGCGCGGACCGTCGCCCGGCGCGCCGAGCGTGCGGCGTGGGCCCAGGTGACCGCGTCTCCGCACGACACGAACGCCCTCGCAGCCACGTACCTCAACCGGCTCTCCGACCTGCTGTTCATCCTCGGGCGTCTCGCGAACCCGGGCGGTGACGTGCTGTGGGTCCCCGGAGGCGGTCACGAGGACGCCACCCCGGACGCGGTCTAG
- a CDS encoding aldehyde dehydrogenase family protein has protein sequence MTQTIAPPVASTFDSLDPRTGTVLGSYPVHTADDVAAAVLRARRGAQHWAGLTAGERRSRLLSWRSVLARRADELAAVISSETGKPLDDARLEVTLVIDHVHWAARNAEKVLGRTAVSVGLMMANQRATVEHKPVGVVGVIGPWNYPAFTPMGSVVYALAAGNAVVLKPSELTPGVGRWLVESFATPSGSPDGAPVLQLVTGFGETGAALCTAGVDKVAFTGSTRTAKRVMAACAETLTPVVLECGGKDAMIVDADADLEAAADAAVWGGMSNSGQTCIGMERVYVVDAVHDRFVELVAAKARALRPGPTDRASYGPMTMASQVDVVRSHVQAALEGGGRAVVGGAESVRAPYVDPVVLLDVPEDNLAVTEETFGPVLVVNRVADADEAVERANGGTYGLGASVFAKARGDELAGRLRVGMVAVNSVISFAAIAEVPFGGVGDSGFGRIHGADGLREFTRTHSVVSQRFALPVKLMSFDRGPRMAGQLVRALRLTRGRRR, from the coding sequence ATGACCCAGACCATCGCGCCACCCGTCGCCAGCACGTTCGACTCCCTCGACCCCCGCACGGGCACGGTCCTCGGGTCCTACCCGGTGCACACCGCCGACGACGTGGCGGCGGCCGTGCTGCGAGCCCGCAGGGGAGCGCAGCACTGGGCGGGGCTCACGGCCGGGGAGCGCCGCAGCCGGCTGCTCAGCTGGCGCTCGGTGCTCGCCCGCCGGGCCGACGAGCTGGCCGCTGTCATCTCGAGCGAGACCGGCAAGCCGCTGGACGACGCGCGCCTGGAGGTCACGCTCGTCATCGACCACGTGCACTGGGCCGCGCGCAACGCCGAGAAGGTCCTCGGGCGCACGGCCGTCTCGGTCGGGCTGATGATGGCGAACCAGCGCGCGACCGTCGAGCACAAGCCCGTCGGGGTCGTCGGTGTGATCGGCCCGTGGAACTACCCCGCGTTCACGCCCATGGGTTCCGTCGTGTATGCCCTGGCGGCCGGCAACGCGGTGGTGCTCAAGCCCAGCGAGCTCACCCCCGGGGTCGGCCGGTGGCTGGTGGAGTCCTTCGCCACCCCGTCCGGCAGCCCGGACGGCGCGCCCGTGCTGCAGCTGGTCACCGGGTTCGGCGAGACGGGCGCTGCTCTGTGCACGGCGGGGGTGGACAAGGTCGCCTTCACCGGGTCCACCCGCACGGCCAAGCGCGTGATGGCGGCGTGCGCGGAGACCCTCACCCCTGTGGTGCTCGAGTGCGGTGGCAAGGACGCCATGATCGTGGACGCGGACGCGGACCTCGAGGCGGCGGCTGACGCTGCGGTCTGGGGCGGCATGTCCAACAGCGGCCAGACCTGCATCGGCATGGAGCGGGTGTACGTGGTCGACGCGGTGCACGACCGGTTCGTCGAGCTCGTCGCAGCCAAGGCCCGCGCACTGCGCCCCGGTCCCACCGACCGCGCCTCCTACGGGCCCATGACCATGGCGTCACAGGTCGACGTGGTGAGGAGCCACGTGCAGGCCGCGCTCGAGGGTGGTGGTCGTGCGGTGGTCGGAGGCGCGGAGTCGGTTCGTGCGCCCTACGTGGACCCGGTGGTGCTGCTGGACGTGCCCGAGGACAACCTCGCCGTGACCGAGGAGACCTTCGGGCCCGTCCTGGTGGTCAACCGGGTCGCGGACGCCGACGAGGCCGTCGAGCGCGCCAACGGGGGCACCTACGGGCTGGGCGCCTCGGTGTTCGCGAAGGCACGCGGCGACGAGCTGGCCGGGCGGCTCCGGGTGGGCATGGTCGCGGTCAACAGCGTCATCTCCTTCGCCGCCATCGCCGAGGTGCCGTTCGGCGGGGTCGGCGACTCCGGCTTCGGGCGCATCCACGGGGCCGACGGGCTGCGCGAGTTCACCCGCACCCACAGCGTCGTCTCCCAGCGCTTCGCCCTGCCGGTCAAGCTCATGAGCTTCGACCGCGGCCCCCGGATGGCGGGACAGCTCGTCCGGGCGCTGAGGCTGACCAGGGGACGGCGACGCTGA
- the atpD gene encoding F0F1 ATP synthase subunit beta, producing MTAATTHEADSTAAADRAGRVVRVIGPVVDVEFPRGAIPELFNALHAEIVLSTVAKRLTLEVAQHLGDNLVRTISMQPTDGLVRGAEVTDTGGPISVPVGDVVKGHIFNALGDCLDAPGTGRDGEQWGIHRKPPAFAQLEGKTEILETGIKVIDLLTPYVQGGKIGLFGGAGVGKTVLIQEMIRRVAQEFGGVSVFAGVGERTREGNDLIEEMTESGVIEQTALVFGQMDEPPGTRMRVALSALTMAEYFRDVKNQDVLLFIDNIFRFTQAGSEVSTLLGRMPSAVGYQPTLADEMGELQERITSTRGNSITSLQAIYVPADDYTDPAPATTFAHLDATTELSRAITQKGIYPAVDPLSSTSRILDPMIVGEEHYRVSQEVIRILQRYKELQDIIAILGMDELAEEDKVLVGRARRLERYLGQNFFVAKQFTGQDGSYVPLKDTVEAFDKVTKGEYDHLPEQAFFSTGGLDDVEANAKKLAGK from the coding sequence ATGACTGCAGCAACCACCCACGAGGCCGACAGCACCGCTGCCGCGGACCGCGCAGGGCGCGTCGTCCGGGTCATCGGCCCTGTCGTCGACGTCGAGTTCCCCCGGGGCGCGATCCCCGAGCTGTTCAACGCGCTGCACGCGGAGATCGTGCTGTCCACGGTCGCCAAGAGGCTGACCCTGGAGGTGGCACAGCACCTGGGCGACAACCTGGTGCGCACCATCTCCATGCAGCCCACCGACGGCCTCGTCCGCGGCGCCGAGGTCACCGACACCGGCGGGCCGATCTCCGTGCCCGTCGGCGACGTCGTCAAGGGGCACATCTTCAACGCCCTCGGTGACTGCCTGGACGCCCCCGGCACCGGCCGCGACGGCGAGCAGTGGGGCATCCACCGCAAGCCTCCCGCGTTCGCGCAGCTGGAGGGCAAGACGGAGATCCTCGAGACCGGGATCAAGGTCATCGACCTGCTGACCCCGTACGTGCAGGGCGGGAAGATCGGCCTGTTCGGCGGGGCCGGCGTGGGCAAGACCGTCCTCATCCAGGAGATGATCCGACGGGTCGCCCAGGAGTTCGGTGGTGTGTCGGTGTTCGCCGGGGTCGGCGAGCGCACCCGCGAGGGCAACGACCTCATCGAGGAGATGACCGAGTCCGGCGTCATCGAGCAGACCGCCTTGGTCTTCGGCCAGATGGACGAGCCGCCCGGCACGCGCATGCGCGTCGCGCTCTCGGCGCTCACCATGGCGGAGTACTTCCGCGACGTGAAGAACCAGGACGTCCTGCTCTTCATCGACAACATCTTCCGCTTCACGCAGGCCGGTTCCGAGGTCTCCACGCTGCTCGGCCGGATGCCGTCCGCGGTGGGCTACCAGCCCACCCTGGCCGACGAGATGGGCGAGCTCCAGGAGCGCATCACCTCCACCCGCGGCAACTCCATCACGTCGCTGCAGGCCATCTACGTCCCCGCCGACGACTACACCGACCCGGCGCCGGCCACCACGTTCGCCCACCTGGACGCGACCACGGAGCTCTCCCGAGCGATCACCCAGAAGGGCATCTACCCGGCCGTTGACCCGCTGAGCTCCACCTCGCGGATCCTGGACCCGATGATCGTGGGCGAGGAGCACTACCGCGTCTCGCAGGAGGTCATCCGGATCCTGCAGCGCTACAAGGAGCTCCAGGACATCATCGCGATCCTGGGCATGGACGAGCTCGCCGAGGAGGACAAGGTCCTCGTCGGTCGGGCCCGTCGACTGGAGCGCTACCTCGGCCAGAACTTCTTCGTCGCGAAGCAGTTCACCGGTCAGGACGGTTCGTACGTGCCGCTCAAGGACACCGTCGAGGCCTTCGACAAGGTGACCAAGGGCGAGTACGACCACCTGCCCGAGCAGGCGTTCTTCTCCACCGGTGGTCTCGACGACGTCGAGGCCAACGCCAAGAAGCTCGCCGGCAAGTGA
- a CDS encoding F0F1 ATP synthase subunit epsilon, with the protein MNVQLVAVERRLWSGEATMVVAQTTEGEIGILPGHEPLLGQLVEGGTVAVTTTDGERIVAAVHGGFLSVTAQSVSVLAESADLSGEIDVEAARSALRDAGDDAGAAAVAQGRIRAVERA; encoded by the coding sequence ATGAACGTCCAGCTCGTCGCCGTGGAGCGTCGCCTGTGGTCAGGTGAGGCCACCATGGTGGTCGCCCAGACCACAGAGGGAGAGATCGGGATCCTGCCCGGTCACGAACCGCTGCTCGGCCAGCTCGTCGAGGGCGGCACCGTCGCGGTGACCACCACCGACGGTGAGCGGATCGTGGCCGCGGTGCACGGTGGGTTCCTGTCGGTGACGGCGCAGTCCGTGTCCGTGCTCGCCGAGTCGGCCGACCTGTCCGGTGAGATCGACGTCGAGGCCGCCCGCAGCGCGTTGCGGGACGCCGGTGACGACGCCGGGGCCGCCGCGGTGGCCCAGGGACGGATCCGCGCCGTCGAGCGCGCGTAG
- a CDS encoding enoyl-CoA hydratase-related protein: MLSELLAALTSVGTSAATGIVLAAQGSVFSAGHDFADVHARDEGGVEDLLELCTRVMRTVESVPQVVVARVQGLATAAGCQLVASCDLAVAAVSAGFALPGGKGGWFCHTPAVPVARSVGRKRLMEMALTGDVVGAQQAAEWGLVNYAVPDAELDSAVSGLLERATRGSVVSKALGKQTLYGQLDRPEDEAYVIAVAAMARSSQLPDAVEGRASFLEKRSPAWL, from the coding sequence ATGTTGTCCGAGCTGTTGGCGGCCCTCACCTCGGTGGGTACATCGGCTGCGACGGGCATCGTCCTCGCGGCCCAGGGGTCGGTGTTCTCGGCCGGCCACGACTTCGCGGACGTGCACGCGCGTGACGAGGGCGGTGTCGAGGACCTGCTCGAGCTCTGCACCCGGGTCATGCGCACCGTGGAGTCGGTGCCGCAGGTCGTCGTGGCCAGGGTCCAGGGGCTGGCCACGGCTGCGGGCTGCCAGCTGGTGGCGTCCTGCGACCTGGCGGTGGCCGCCGTCTCGGCCGGGTTCGCGCTGCCCGGTGGCAAGGGTGGTTGGTTCTGCCACACCCCGGCGGTTCCGGTGGCGCGCTCGGTGGGACGCAAGCGCCTCATGGAGATGGCGCTGACCGGGGACGTGGTGGGCGCGCAGCAGGCGGCGGAGTGGGGTCTGGTCAACTACGCGGTGCCGGACGCCGAGCTCGACTCCGCCGTGAGCGGGCTCCTGGAGCGGGCGACGCGTGGCAGCGTGGTCTCCAAGGCACTGGGCAAGCAGACGCTGTACGGCCAGCTCGACCGGCCCGAGGACGAGGCCTACGTCATCGCGGTCGCCGCCATGGCCCGCTCGTCCCAGCTGCCGGACGCGGTCGAGGGCCGGGCGTCCTTCCTGGAGAAGCGTTCACCCGCCTGGCTGTGA
- a CDS encoding protein meaA — protein MPYPTDRERDRPWVMRTYAGHSSAAASNALFRRNLAKGQTGLSVAFDLPTQTGYDPDDELARGEVGKVGVPLTHLGDMRALFDQIPLAEANTSMTINAPAMWLLALYQVVAEEQAQASGLDRETVLATLAGTTQNDIIKEYLSRGTYVFPPGPSLRLITDMVAYSVTAIPRWNPINICSYHLQEAGATPVQEVSYALCTAIAVLDSVRDSGQVPPERFGDVVGRISFFVNAGLRFVEEMCKMRAFSQLWTELVAERYGVSDAKQARFRYGVQVNSLGLTEAQPENNVQRIVLEMLAVTLSRDARARAVQLPAWNEALGLPRPWDQQWALRMQQVLAFETDLLEYEDLFAGSHVVERAVADIVDGARAEIDRVQAMGGAVAAVETGYMKSALVSSLAERRRRMESGDDVVVGVNRFDGSEPSPLQAEGAGAIEVVDPAVEAAAVAAVQCWRAGRDPIRVEEALRALRDAAGTDANLVGASVVCARAGVTTGEWAGALREVFGEYRAPTGVSAASGGGDPGSEIARVRENVRVAGEQVGGRLRMLVGKPGLDGHSNGAEQIAVRARDCGFEVVYQGIRLTPAQIVSAAVQEGVHVVGLSVLSGSHMEVVPAVVEGLAAAGAGDVPVVVGGIIPPEDAAALLRRGVSRVFTPKDYSMTDIMDEIVTVVVNAHTP, from the coding sequence GTGCCGTACCCCACCGACCGTGAGCGCGACCGCCCCTGGGTGATGCGCACCTACGCCGGGCACTCGTCCGCCGCGGCCTCGAACGCCTTGTTCCGGCGCAACCTGGCCAAGGGCCAGACGGGGTTGTCGGTGGCCTTCGACCTCCCGACGCAGACCGGCTATGACCCCGACGACGAGCTGGCCAGGGGCGAGGTCGGCAAGGTGGGGGTCCCGCTGACCCACCTGGGGGACATGCGTGCGCTGTTCGACCAGATCCCGCTGGCCGAGGCGAACACGTCGATGACGATCAACGCGCCAGCGATGTGGCTGCTGGCGCTGTACCAGGTGGTGGCCGAGGAGCAGGCGCAGGCATCGGGCCTGGACCGCGAGACCGTGCTGGCGACCCTCGCGGGCACCACCCAGAACGACATCATCAAGGAGTACCTGTCGCGGGGGACCTACGTCTTCCCGCCAGGTCCCAGCTTGCGGCTGATCACCGACATGGTGGCCTACTCGGTGACGGCGATCCCGAGGTGGAACCCGATCAACATCTGCAGCTACCACCTCCAGGAGGCGGGCGCGACGCCGGTGCAGGAGGTGTCCTACGCGCTCTGCACGGCCATCGCGGTGCTGGACTCGGTCCGCGACTCCGGCCAGGTGCCGCCCGAGCGCTTCGGCGACGTCGTCGGACGCATCTCGTTCTTCGTCAACGCCGGCCTCCGGTTCGTCGAGGAGATGTGCAAGATGCGTGCGTTCTCCCAGCTGTGGACGGAGCTGGTGGCGGAGCGGTACGGGGTGAGCGACGCGAAGCAGGCGCGCTTCCGCTACGGGGTGCAGGTCAACTCGCTGGGCCTGACCGAGGCGCAGCCCGAGAACAACGTCCAGCGGATCGTGCTCGAGATGCTCGCGGTCACCCTGTCGCGGGACGCGCGGGCACGTGCGGTCCAGCTGCCCGCCTGGAACGAGGCGCTCGGGCTGCCGCGCCCGTGGGACCAGCAGTGGGCGTTGCGCATGCAGCAGGTGCTCGCGTTCGAGACCGACCTGCTGGAGTACGAGGATCTCTTCGCGGGCAGCCACGTGGTCGAGCGCGCGGTGGCGGACATCGTGGACGGTGCCCGTGCGGAGATCGACCGCGTGCAGGCCATGGGCGGCGCCGTCGCCGCCGTGGAGACCGGGTACATGAAGTCGGCCCTCGTGTCCTCGCTCGCGGAGCGTCGTCGGCGCATGGAGTCCGGGGACGACGTAGTGGTGGGGGTGAACCGGTTCGACGGATCGGAGCCGAGCCCGCTGCAGGCGGAGGGGGCCGGGGCGATCGAGGTCGTGGACCCGGCCGTCGAGGCGGCTGCCGTGGCCGCGGTGCAGTGCTGGCGCGCAGGTCGCGACCCGATCCGGGTGGAGGAGGCCCTCCGCGCTCTGCGGGACGCTGCCGGGACCGATGCCAACCTGGTCGGGGCCAGCGTCGTGTGCGCCCGAGCGGGGGTGACCACGGGGGAGTGGGCGGGTGCCCTGCGCGAGGTGTTCGGCGAGTACCGGGCGCCGACCGGGGTCTCGGCCGCCTCCGGGGGCGGGGACCCCGGCAGCGAGATCGCTCGGGTCCGGGAGAACGTCCGCGTGGCCGGTGAGCAGGTGGGCGGGCGGCTGCGGATGCTCGTGGGCAAGCCGGGCCTGGACGGGCACTCGAACGGAGCCGAGCAGATCGCCGTCCGCGCACGGGACTGCGGCTTCGAGGTGGTGTACCAGGGGATCCGGCTGACGCCGGCTCAGATCGTCTCCGCCGCGGTGCAGGAGGGCGTCCACGTGGTGGGGCTGTCGGTGTTGTCGGGGTCACACATGGAGGTCGTCCCCGCGGTCGTCGAAGGGCTCGCTGCCGCCGGGGCGGGCGACGTGCCCGTCGTGGTGGGCGGGATCATCCCCCCGGAGGACGCCGCCGCACTCCTGCGCAGAGGCGTGAGCAGGGTGTTCACCCCGAAGGACTACTCGATGACCGACATCATGGACGAGATCGTGACCGTGGTCGTGAACGCTCACACACCGTGA